A DNA window from Paenibacillus sp. HWE-109 contains the following coding sequences:
- a CDS encoding extracellular solute-binding protein has translation MMKTMKWVALPVAVSLMLLSACGSNNEGEKSSSAPSAQPANAGPKPELKALMRLGPNFSKDPIAAMLEEKTGYKVNYEALPVDKPEDKLNLLIASSEPYDVVSTGGDSSSKAIYADYAKKGALVDLTPLIEKYGKNIKASLSKETLEMAKVDGKIYAIPTRTLESVGTSLMIRKDWLDKLGLKVPTSPDELLAVLKAFKEKDPGGNGAKNIPMSIKGDVPMVDNIVGAFGMVNDWNDVNGKLIPRAMNPAFKEYLIYMSDLYKQGLLDQEFAINKDATVKEKFTNGKAGVIVLHWADIPQIDDALKKNFPQATYAYIPALTGQNGQAGLAQSSGFDRLTFIPKASKHPEDAIKWIDAKLEPDTFKNMAIGVEGTHHSVKDGNYYPILPIFNDERGSASNYLSGIDENKYPIYWQARVRKDDRLYKGWEYLNKLQKPDVFKQNPLGLAPYFPNYSKENAQLSQMVNDYAVKIIVGGEQLTGFDAFTEKFKKAGGQSSYDEINTWYATARK, from the coding sequence ATGATGAAAACCATGAAATGGGTCGCGCTCCCTGTAGCGGTCAGCTTGATGCTTCTTTCTGCTTGCGGCTCGAATAACGAAGGTGAGAAAAGCTCTTCGGCGCCGTCCGCCCAGCCAGCGAATGCTGGTCCCAAGCCTGAATTGAAAGCGCTTATGCGCTTGGGCCCCAATTTCAGTAAAGATCCGATCGCCGCTATGCTGGAGGAGAAGACCGGGTACAAAGTAAATTACGAAGCGCTTCCGGTAGATAAGCCGGAGGACAAACTCAATCTTCTGATCGCTTCCTCCGAGCCATACGACGTCGTCTCAACGGGTGGCGATAGCAGTTCCAAAGCGATTTATGCCGATTATGCCAAAAAAGGCGCGCTGGTCGATCTGACTCCGCTTATTGAGAAATACGGCAAAAACATCAAAGCGTCATTGTCCAAAGAGACGCTGGAAATGGCCAAAGTCGACGGTAAAATCTATGCGATTCCGACGCGTACCCTCGAATCCGTCGGCACGAGCCTGATGATCCGCAAAGATTGGTTGGATAAGCTGGGTCTGAAAGTACCAACGAGCCCTGACGAGTTGCTAGCTGTCCTCAAGGCATTTAAGGAGAAGGATCCTGGCGGTAACGGAGCCAAGAACATACCGATGTCCATCAAAGGCGACGTTCCGATGGTCGACAACATCGTCGGCGCCTTCGGCATGGTCAACGATTGGAACGATGTGAACGGCAAGCTGATACCCCGCGCTATGAATCCAGCGTTTAAGGAATATCTGATTTACATGTCAGATCTTTACAAACAAGGGCTGCTTGATCAAGAGTTTGCAATCAACAAGGACGCAACGGTGAAGGAGAAGTTTACGAACGGCAAGGCGGGCGTGATCGTGTTGCATTGGGCCGACATTCCGCAGATCGATGATGCACTGAAGAAAAACTTCCCGCAAGCCACGTATGCTTACATTCCCGCGTTGACAGGCCAAAACGGTCAGGCAGGTCTGGCACAGTCATCCGGATTCGACAGGCTGACCTTTATACCGAAAGCTTCCAAACATCCGGAAGATGCGATCAAATGGATCGACGCCAAGCTCGAACCGGATACGTTCAAAAACATGGCGATCGGCGTAGAGGGCACGCACCATTCGGTCAAGGACGGAAATTATTACCCAATTTTGCCGATCTTCAATGACGAGCGCGGCTCGGCAAGCAACTATTTGTCTGGTATCGACGAAAACAAATACCCAATCTATTGGCAGGCGCGCGTCCGCAAAGATGATCGGCTTTACAAGGGCTGGGAATATCTGAACAAGCTGCAGAAGCCGGATGTGTTCAAGCAGAATCCGCTTGGATTAGCGCCATATTTCCCGAATTACTCCAAGGAAAATGCGCAGCTAAGCCAAATGGTCAACGATTATGCGGTCAAAATCATCGTCGGTGGCGAGCAGCTTACAGGATTTGACGCATTCACGGAAAAATTCAAAAAAGCCGGAGGCCAATCGAGCTACGACGAAATCAACACATGGTACGCGACTGCTCGTAAATAA
- a CDS encoding sugar-binding protein, with product MIALDFSKRWKLHGFMMLFFMIGMLLFTASSVNAAQQEPYNWQNVRIGGGGFVTGIAIHPTEPDLVYIRTDVGGALRWDNVNHKWIQLLNATPREKYNLYGVDSIALDSSNPDVVYIAAGKYNYVGAPADILKSTDRGTTWSSTGFAPRHFGNGSGRDLGERLAVDPNNSQIIYMGTRYDGLWRSTSGASSGSWEQVTNFPTLGADPTGLNFVLFDKSTGSAGIATQTIYVGVKGTGIYQSVNGGTSWSLMTGSPLTPRRAVLAGGGTLYVTYESGVARFANGVWTDITPPSTGRYNGITVDPTNPNIIMTAIEDGSVTPAPIYRSVNGGTDWTKVAFVKHQDVPWWTSNWFSANTSTLTIDPHYPNRVWLTDFYGTWRTDDITASPSHWYTYEEGHEEVVTFTLRSTPIGAPLLSGHADVDGLRHTSLSTYPSSKLGNPTLGDTVSIDFQESNPNFIARVGSTRYASTGAGGGYSTNNGASWTAFPNPPGAAGRIAVSAGSETMVWVPQHGSPLYSTNRGLTWNTGTGAPSGTVHDFWVWYQPLASDRVNNNTFYLLERGTWKLFRSTDGGANWTLASTMPQAPTKIPAYFSIKAAPSKAGEVWVSLDGGGLWRSSNAGDSWTQLPNVQQATLFAFGKNKLGFPDPTVFVYGKVDNTVGIFRSDDFGTTWVKIDVAEPTIGNEANTMEGDRQTWGRVYIGTNGTGVFYGDTLMSEGTDTEPPTAPTNLTVPSKTSTTVNLSWTVSTDNTGVAGYNIYSGGVYIGATTTLSSTTYTVGGLTPSTAYSFTVKAKDGAGNLSASSNVLSVTTAPPPATPTNLTMTSATLTSLSLSWNPPSNLAGVVAYNIYVGSKQVAATSGTTYTLTGLLPNQTYSVTVRSADGAGSTSTASNLLAATTATGPGTLAFSDDFQDGVADGWTPANGTWSVVTSGGSKVYKQSSWLSTNAFSTVDTSTYTNYSVETNIKLTQNDIDLAAGITARYIDPNNFYYFRIKAGKLQIGKSVNGAVTILTAKNYTMTTNEVYLFTAVLNNSTLDFYVNGFKELSVNDTSLTSGKTGLYAFKTSVEFDNVKVVRDRDFTPPTAPGNLRLVSKNETTADLSWDASLDNIGVTQYEVFQGSTLVGTVASNTYSATNLTANTNYMFSVKARDAAGNVSGASASLSVMTDPYLFQAKKTISAVSVNGVLDEQVWSSFKPLKKTIIGTPNNTAEFSSLWDNTYLYVGVKVIDGNLYNTSVQPYNDDSIEIYIDSNNNKGTTYDSYDQQYVKSWNDSTLWQQRVMSNGVLHAWAPIPGGYSVELAIPWNTLGLTPTAGMTIGFDVANNDTDDGNGRQSQLMWAGTNNNWTNTSAFGSLQLSSVSIGDTQPPTSPASLTSPSHTDRTAALSWTAATDNVGVTGYEIYNGGNLVATVSSTTYTVTGLTPGTSYIFTVKAKDAENNVSAASNPVSVTMDASYTLIPVTKTSASIQINGSLDEAAWAITKQANKNVIGTSNNLVQFGVLWDNSYLYVGINVIDGNLYHNSQEPYSDDSVEIYIDGNHNQGATYDSFDRQFIKGWNDNSLYEARSLMNGVQHAWASTTNGYSVEMAIPWSSLGLTPYAGMIIGFDVANNDEDDGNGRQSQTVWAGEATNWTNTSAFGELKLAP from the coding sequence ATGATTGCTTTGGATTTTTCGAAAAGGTGGAAATTGCACGGTTTCATGATGCTTTTTTTTATGATCGGTATGCTTCTATTTACCGCTTCTTCCGTCAATGCCGCTCAGCAAGAGCCTTACAATTGGCAAAATGTGCGCATTGGCGGCGGTGGATTTGTAACCGGGATTGCCATTCATCCGACTGAGCCGGATCTCGTCTATATTCGTACCGACGTCGGTGGAGCCTTACGCTGGGACAATGTGAATCACAAGTGGATTCAATTATTGAATGCCACGCCCAGAGAAAAATACAATTTGTACGGCGTTGACTCTATCGCCCTTGATTCTTCGAATCCGGATGTGGTTTACATCGCAGCGGGCAAGTACAATTATGTAGGCGCTCCTGCGGATATTCTGAAATCAACGGACCGGGGAACCACTTGGTCGTCAACAGGATTCGCTCCGAGGCATTTTGGCAACGGGTCAGGACGAGATTTGGGGGAGCGGCTTGCGGTAGACCCGAACAACAGTCAAATCATTTATATGGGAACTCGTTATGACGGGCTGTGGAGAAGCACATCCGGTGCCAGCTCAGGCTCGTGGGAGCAGGTTACTAATTTCCCGACCCTCGGTGCCGATCCGACCGGACTCAATTTTGTTTTATTTGATAAGAGTACGGGTTCTGCGGGCATTGCGACTCAAACCATCTATGTCGGGGTCAAAGGTACCGGCATTTACCAGAGTGTCAATGGCGGGACATCATGGTCGCTGATGACCGGAAGTCCGCTTACACCTCGTCGGGCTGTTCTGGCGGGCGGCGGCACCCTGTATGTCACCTATGAATCCGGCGTTGCGAGATTTGCAAACGGGGTATGGACGGACATTACACCTCCGTCGACGGGGAGATACAACGGTATTACCGTAGATCCTACAAACCCGAATATCATCATGACGGCCATTGAGGACGGATCAGTTACACCGGCGCCGATCTACCGTTCGGTCAATGGAGGAACGGACTGGACAAAGGTTGCCTTCGTCAAACATCAGGACGTTCCGTGGTGGACGAGTAATTGGTTTTCTGCGAATACCTCGACATTGACGATCGATCCCCATTATCCAAATCGTGTCTGGTTAACCGACTTCTACGGCACATGGCGTACAGATGATATAACGGCAAGTCCGTCCCACTGGTATACGTACGAAGAGGGCCACGAAGAAGTGGTGACGTTCACTTTGCGCAGTACGCCAATTGGTGCACCGCTGCTGAGCGGGCACGCCGATGTCGACGGCTTGCGTCATACTTCGCTTTCTACGTATCCAAGCAGTAAGCTCGGCAATCCGACGCTGGGTGATACAGTGTCCATCGACTTTCAAGAGAGCAATCCAAACTTTATCGCCCGGGTAGGTTCCACGCGTTATGCAAGCACAGGCGCTGGCGGAGGTTACAGCACCAACAACGGGGCATCCTGGACGGCGTTTCCCAATCCGCCGGGTGCGGCGGGCCGCATCGCCGTATCCGCCGGAAGCGAGACGATGGTTTGGGTTCCGCAGCACGGAAGTCCGCTCTATTCAACCAATAGGGGACTAACATGGAACACGGGCACAGGCGCACCCTCCGGAACCGTACACGATTTCTGGGTCTGGTACCAGCCGCTAGCGTCAGACCGCGTCAATAACAATACGTTTTATCTGTTAGAACGAGGTACGTGGAAACTATTCCGCAGTACGGACGGTGGCGCCAATTGGACACTAGCGTCTACAATGCCGCAAGCACCGACTAAAATTCCCGCGTACTTCAGCATCAAGGCAGCGCCAAGTAAGGCGGGCGAAGTGTGGGTCAGTCTGGATGGGGGAGGTCTCTGGCGTTCCAGCAACGCCGGCGATTCATGGACGCAGCTTCCGAATGTGCAGCAGGCGACATTGTTTGCATTTGGTAAAAATAAGCTGGGATTCCCGGATCCCACAGTCTTCGTATATGGCAAGGTTGATAATACCGTGGGCATTTTCCGCTCCGATGATTTCGGCACCACCTGGGTGAAGATTGACGTAGCCGAACCGACGATTGGCAATGAAGCCAACACGATGGAAGGCGACCGTCAGACGTGGGGACGTGTCTATATTGGAACGAACGGAACCGGTGTTTTCTACGGTGATACCTTGATGAGTGAAGGCACCGATACAGAGCCGCCGACAGCGCCAACGAACCTGACAGTTCCATCGAAGACATCCACAACCGTTAACCTGTCGTGGACGGTTTCAACCGATAACACCGGTGTAGCAGGGTACAACATATACAGCGGAGGCGTATATATCGGTGCCACGACAACGCTTTCGAGCACAACGTATACGGTTGGCGGCTTAACCCCTAGCACCGCCTATTCGTTTACGGTGAAAGCCAAAGATGGCGCAGGCAATCTCTCGGCTTCGAGCAATGTTCTGAGTGTGACGACAGCGCCTCCGCCGGCCACACCGACGAATCTGACCATGACATCAGCGACACTCACGAGCCTCAGCCTGAGTTGGAATCCGCCATCGAATCTCGCTGGTGTAGTCGCATACAACATTTATGTAGGGTCCAAACAGGTGGCTGCTACCTCGGGCACGACGTATACACTCACAGGACTTCTGCCTAACCAAACGTACTCGGTTACCGTTCGTTCCGCAGACGGTGCAGGCAGCACATCAACAGCTAGCAATCTATTAGCTGCAACAACGGCGACAGGTCCCGGTACACTCGCATTCAGTGACGATTTTCAGGACGGGGTAGCAGATGGATGGACGCCTGCGAACGGTACGTGGTCTGTCGTAACATCAGGCGGATCCAAGGTTTACAAGCAATCTTCCTGGCTGTCGACGAATGCGTTCAGTACCGTCGATACCAGCACATATACCAACTACAGCGTGGAAACGAACATCAAACTTACTCAAAATGATATTGACTTGGCCGCCGGTATTACAGCCCGCTATATCGATCCGAACAATTTTTACTATTTCCGAATTAAAGCTGGCAAACTGCAGATTGGCAAGTCGGTGAACGGGGCTGTCACGATTCTAACTGCGAAAAATTATACGATGACGACGAATGAAGTGTATTTGTTCACTGCGGTTCTAAACAACAGCACACTCGATTTCTATGTGAATGGGTTTAAGGAATTATCCGTTAACGATACGAGTCTTACCTCAGGAAAAACCGGCCTATATGCCTTCAAAACGAGTGTTGAGTTTGACAATGTGAAAGTCGTTCGTGATCGCGATTTCACGCCGCCGACGGCTCCTGGGAATTTGCGCCTAGTGTCCAAAAACGAGACCACAGCAGATTTGTCTTGGGATGCGTCCTTGGACAATATCGGTGTAACCCAATATGAGGTGTTTCAAGGTTCAACTTTAGTAGGAACGGTAGCGTCCAACACGTATTCTGCGACCAACCTTACGGCGAATACGAATTACATGTTCAGTGTGAAGGCAAGGGATGCTGCAGGCAATGTGTCGGGAGCGAGCGCTTCGCTTAGCGTCATGACAGACCCGTATCTGTTTCAAGCGAAGAAAACGATAAGTGCCGTTAGCGTTAATGGAGTGCTGGACGAACAAGTATGGTCCTCATTCAAGCCATTGAAGAAAACGATTATTGGCACTCCGAACAATACGGCGGAATTCAGCTCACTCTGGGACAATACTTATCTGTATGTGGGCGTCAAAGTCATCGATGGCAATCTGTACAATACTTCTGTGCAACCCTATAATGATGACTCCATTGAAATTTATATCGACAGCAACAACAATAAGGGCACGACGTATGACAGTTATGACCAGCAGTATGTCAAGAGCTGGAACGACAGCACGCTATGGCAGCAGAGAGTGATGTCAAACGGTGTGCTGCATGCATGGGCACCGATTCCAGGCGGATACAGCGTGGAACTGGCGATTCCGTGGAACACGCTTGGCCTTACGCCGACCGCCGGTATGACCATCGGCTTCGACGTGGCGAACAATGATACGGACGACGGCAACGGCCGGCAAAGCCAGCTGATGTGGGCCGGAACGAACAACAACTGGACGAACACGTCCGCCTTCGGCAGCCTACAGCTTTCCTCCGTCTCTATTGGAGATACGCAGCCTCCGACATCCCCGGCGAGTTTGACATCACCTTCGCACACTGACCGGACGGCGGCATTGTCCTGGACGGCTGCAACAGACAACGTTGGTGTTACTGGATACGAAATTTATAACGGCGGAAATCTGGTTGCAACGGTTAGTTCCACGACCTATACGGTCACCGGGTTAACGCCAGGAACCAGCTACATCTTTACTGTAAAAGCGAAAGATGCGGAAAACAACGTATCAGCAGCGAGCAATCCAGTCAGTGTTACGATGGATGCGTCTTACACGCTGATCCCTGTTACCAAAACGAGTGCCTCCATCCAAATCAATGGCTCGCTGGACGAAGCGGCATGGGCTATAACGAAGCAAGCGAACAAAAATGTGATCGGAACCTCTAACAATTTGGTGCAATTTGGGGTATTATGGGATAATAGTTATTTATATGTCGGAATCAATGTCATCGACGGGAATCTATACCACAACTCACAGGAGCCCTATTCCGACGATTCCGTCGAGATTTATATTGACGGAAATCATAACCAGGGCGCGACATATGACAGCTTTGACCGGCAGTTTATCAAAGGTTGGAACGATAACTCCCTATACGAGGCTCGAAGCCTCATGAATGGGGTGCAGCATGCATGGGCCTCAACGACGAATGGATATAGTGTGGAGATGGCGATTCCGTGGAGTTCACTTGGCCTTACGCCATACGCCGGAATGATAATCGGCTTCGATGTGGCGAACAATGACGAGGATGATGGAAACGGTCGACAAAGCCAGACGGTATGGGCCGGCGAGGCTACGAACTGGACGAATACATCCGCATTCGGGGAATTAAAGCTAGCACCCTAA
- a CDS encoding polysaccharide deacetylase family protein: MEIIRRVSTTQKAIAFTFDDGPNPIYTPQLLDIFDEVSGHATFFMMGKQIELYPETAMDVHVRKHEIGNHTYSHPFMTRISLDECERELVETDKLITQVTGGRPAVMRPPYIDYNLEVHAITAKLEYLVIGALNGEAKDWEMPGVEHIVESTRKQVGCGSILLFHDGFGDRSQTIEAVRILSKELTEDGYQLVTVSELLRMSEA, translated from the coding sequence ATGGAAATCATTCGTCGCGTTTCAACAACTCAAAAAGCTATTGCTTTTACATTCGATGATGGACCTAATCCGATCTATACTCCGCAATTGTTAGATATTTTCGATGAGGTTTCCGGTCACGCTACGTTTTTCATGATGGGTAAACAAATCGAACTTTATCCTGAGACCGCTATGGATGTCCATGTCAGGAAACATGAAATTGGAAACCATACTTACTCTCATCCTTTTATGACTCGAATTAGTTTGGACGAATGTGAGCGCGAGCTTGTCGAGACGGACAAATTAATTACACAGGTAACAGGCGGTCGACCTGCTGTTATGCGTCCTCCATATATTGACTATAACTTGGAAGTTCACGCGATTACTGCCAAACTGGAGTATCTTGTCATCGGAGCTCTCAACGGAGAAGCCAAAGATTGGGAGATGCCTGGCGTAGAGCATATTGTTGAGTCAACCCGAAAGCAGGTTGGATGCGGGAGCATCCTTCTCTTTCATGACGGCTTTGGGGACCGTTCCCAAACCATCGAAGCCGTTCGAATTTTGTCCAAGGAATTAACGGAAGATGGTTATCAGCTTGTAACGGTTAGTGAGCTCTTGCGTATGTCGGAAGCATAA
- a CDS encoding FAD-dependent oxidoreductase, whose translation MKRLVRVVFVLIFVCLSFLPACESQTVPISKEKNTSSQTHVVVIGSEIEGMYLARAAVDEGLSVVVLDPREKPGGQLIQGQMQFLDEPVDDHNNSLLQGSVKTLFIRYKKGEIRKANEFEQYYNSLIKGIPIESGVTIIRVDKDAGHETATQTIKSLTYRSADGSEKTISANYWVENTDFAALTRDLGLERLPGIETVFGGSKDYMAASIMMKFRNVDWKKFQTGINDLSRKEVEDRYGSTTTVTDKFTWGFGKVGGEFAPSSKEAFLRGLNAINQRDGEVLINALLLFNVDPSNKESIQSAINLGKSETVRILPHLRQQLPGWEKAEINDYPDYLYIRDYNRYQTEYVLQASDLMSGRMFWDNVSIGGYPIDLQGTATHTWGQHSGDPDKYGMPLRSFIPKGYANVILAGKNVGASAVAYGSARIQANTALAAEVIGLILGKLKGEPGLTKLTEQEMNDIHTYLKDKYRIALSGTDAKNKIENLSGDQIKQLDIGKLTLP comes from the coding sequence ATGAAGAGACTCGTGAGAGTAGTATTTGTATTGATTTTTGTTTGTTTATCATTTTTGCCTGCTTGTGAAAGTCAGACGGTCCCGATTAGCAAGGAGAAGAATACTTCTAGCCAAACACATGTTGTTGTAATTGGTTCAGAAATAGAAGGAATGTACTTGGCGAGGGCTGCGGTGGATGAAGGGCTGTCGGTCGTTGTTTTGGATCCGCGGGAGAAGCCGGGAGGGCAGCTTATTCAAGGTCAAATGCAGTTTTTGGATGAACCCGTGGATGACCACAACAATTCGCTGCTTCAAGGAAGTGTGAAGACTCTTTTTATCCGTTATAAAAAGGGTGAGATACGTAAGGCGAATGAATTCGAGCAGTACTATAATTCACTTATTAAAGGGATCCCAATCGAATCTGGTGTCACAATTATTCGTGTGGATAAGGATGCAGGCCATGAAACGGCAACGCAAACCATTAAATCACTGACTTACCGCTCGGCAGACGGTTCAGAAAAAACCATCAGCGCTAACTATTGGGTAGAGAATACTGACTTCGCTGCTTTAACAAGAGATCTAGGATTAGAGCGTCTTCCTGGGATCGAAACCGTATTCGGCGGATCCAAAGACTACATGGCTGCTTCGATTATGATGAAATTTCGCAATGTGGATTGGAAGAAGTTCCAAACGGGAATCAATGATTTATCCAGAAAAGAAGTTGAAGATAGGTATGGTTCCACGACGACTGTTACTGATAAATTTACATGGGGCTTCGGTAAGGTCGGAGGGGAATTCGCGCCAAGCAGTAAGGAAGCATTTCTACGTGGGTTAAATGCGATCAATCAACGGGATGGAGAGGTGCTGATCAACGCTCTTTTACTATTTAATGTTGATCCTTCCAACAAGGAAAGTATCCAGAGCGCAATAAATCTGGGGAAATCGGAAACGGTGCGAATCCTACCTCATCTTCGCCAACAACTTCCCGGTTGGGAAAAGGCTGAAATCAATGACTACCCGGACTATTTATACATTCGTGATTACAACCGCTACCAAACGGAATATGTCCTGCAAGCATCAGACCTCATGAGCGGCAGGATGTTCTGGGATAACGTCAGTATTGGCGGATACCCCATAGATCTGCAGGGAACAGCAACCCATACGTGGGGCCAGCATAGCGGAGATCCTGACAAGTACGGGATGCCCTTACGCTCTTTTATTCCTAAAGGATATGCAAACGTCATTCTAGCAGGTAAAAATGTGGGTGCTTCAGCCGTCGCTTACGGCAGTGCCCGCATCCAAGCCAACACTGCATTAGCTGCAGAAGTTATTGGTCTCATTCTTGGAAAGCTAAAAGGAGAACCAGGCTTAACTAAGCTAACAGAACAAGAAATGAACGATATCCATACTTATTTAAAGGACAAATATAGGATAGCGCTGAGTGGTACAGATGCGAAAAATAAGATAGAAAATCTATCAGGTGATCAAATAAAGCAGCTCGACATTGGGAAACTCACACTTCCATAG
- a CDS encoding ABC transporter permease — protein MSSTFIKPGAERQLKNHTSFGQTVRHSLTMAYRGLLKLRRTPEQLFDVTLQPIIFTLMFTYIFGGAISGDVMSYLPVIIPGILVQTVITTSIVTGVQLREDMDKGVFDRFKSLPIARIAPLAGALLADTIRYTIATVLTFSMGFIMGYRPEGGLGSVAIAAALVIFCSWAISWIFAFFGVIARTASSVQGISMLVLFPLTFLSNAFVPVDTMPNWLQWFVKINPISHLVTAVRELANTGTAGWDLVISLIGAIVIVAIFAPITVIAYMRRT, from the coding sequence ATGAGCAGCACTTTCATTAAACCAGGAGCCGAGCGGCAGCTGAAAAATCACACGAGCTTCGGCCAAACAGTCCGCCACTCGCTCACGATGGCTTATCGGGGTCTTCTAAAGCTTCGCCGTACACCTGAACAATTGTTCGACGTCACCCTCCAACCCATCATCTTCACCTTGATGTTTACTTATATCTTTGGCGGAGCGATCTCTGGTGACGTAATGAGCTATTTGCCAGTCATTATTCCAGGCATCCTCGTACAGACCGTGATCACGACCTCTATTGTCACCGGGGTTCAGTTGCGTGAAGACATGGATAAAGGGGTATTTGACCGTTTCAAATCTCTACCTATCGCGCGAATTGCACCACTGGCAGGCGCTTTATTAGCAGATACCATCCGCTATACGATCGCAACTGTGCTCACATTCAGCATGGGCTTCATCATGGGCTATCGGCCTGAGGGAGGCCTAGGTTCCGTTGCCATTGCCGCGGCACTTGTCATCTTCTGCTCTTGGGCAATCAGTTGGATTTTCGCCTTCTTCGGCGTAATTGCCCGGACGGCCTCCAGCGTGCAGGGAATCTCGATGCTTGTTCTCTTCCCGCTAACGTTTCTTTCCAACGCGTTCGTGCCCGTCGACACCATGCCCAATTGGCTCCAATGGTTCGTTAAAATCAATCCGATCTCGCACCTTGTGACTGCTGTCCGAGAGCTCGCCAACACCGGAACTGCCGGATGGGATCTTGTGATTTCGCTCATCGGAGCTATTGTGATCGTAGCAATTTTCGCTCCTATTACCGTTATTGCCTATATGCGCCGCACATAA
- a CDS encoding ATP-binding cassette domain-containing protein codes for MEHVYRKESNSNWAVEANGLVKTFGENRAVDGVHLNVPTGSIYGVLGPNGAGKTTTINMLATLLRPDAGSARIFGHDVVKESQIVRQLIGVTGQYASVDESLSASENLMIFSRLLGLGRAEARRKTADLLEEFGLSEAAKRPLKNFSGGMRRRLDLAASLIAQPPLIFLDEPTTGLDPRTRSQMWETIRRLVKTGSTILLTTQYLEEADQLADRVAVIDRGRVVAEGTVDELKASVGTSSLHLRVQNPQDIEKASQTVELVLRAKAVVTAGMITAPMTDADRVTDLLISLREAGIHLAEMSVQKPTLDEVFLTITGQGIKDETASPDGAMKLEEARA; via the coding sequence GTGGAACATGTGTACAGAAAAGAAAGCAATTCTAATTGGGCCGTAGAAGCAAACGGACTCGTCAAAACATTTGGCGAAAATCGTGCGGTAGATGGCGTCCATCTCAACGTACCTACGGGTTCAATTTACGGCGTGCTGGGTCCGAACGGTGCTGGTAAAACCACCACCATTAATATGTTGGCGACTTTACTTCGACCAGATGCTGGGTCAGCGCGAATCTTTGGGCACGATGTAGTAAAAGAGTCACAGATTGTTCGCCAACTGATTGGGGTAACAGGTCAATACGCATCGGTCGACGAATCGCTCAGCGCATCTGAGAATCTGATGATCTTCTCACGGTTGCTTGGGCTTGGACGCGCGGAAGCACGGCGTAAGACGGCGGATTTGCTTGAAGAATTCGGCTTATCGGAGGCAGCGAAGCGGCCGCTGAAAAACTTCTCCGGCGGGATGCGCCGCAGACTAGATCTCGCGGCGAGCCTCATCGCCCAGCCTCCCCTCATTTTCCTGGATGAACCGACGACAGGACTTGATCCGCGCACGCGTTCACAGATGTGGGAAACGATTCGTCGCTTGGTGAAGACAGGGTCCACCATTTTACTAACAACTCAATATCTCGAAGAAGCCGATCAATTGGCAGACCGCGTCGCCGTTATCGATCGTGGACGTGTTGTCGCTGAAGGGACTGTCGACGAGCTGAAAGCTTCCGTTGGTACGTCCTCCTTGCATCTAAGAGTCCAGAATCCTCAGGACATCGAGAAAGCCAGTCAAACGGTTGAACTCGTCTTGCGGGCAAAAGCTGTGGTAACAGCCGGAATGATTACAGCTCCTATGACGGATGCAGATCGCGTTACCGACCTCTTAATTTCGCTACGCGAAGCTGGTATTCATTTGGCGGAGATGAGTGTTCAGAAACCGACTTTAGACGAAGTATTTCTAACCATAACAGGCCAAGGAATTAAAGATGAAACAGCCTCGCCTGATGGTGCAATGAAATTAGAGGAGGCACGAGCATGA
- a CDS encoding DUF2294 domain-containing protein, with the protein MSLSDSNEYKKKLCHLYNEISKELFGFGTTLLKVSIDQNIITFHAKHRRSPRSTALEGEAPTLKHEVDFYMSSIYKKKIREKLEQEMGLSMDAVLRDYDPPTQWAITNIILKQIE; encoded by the coding sequence TTGTCCCTATCAGATTCTAATGAATATAAGAAGAAGCTGTGTCACCTGTATAACGAGATTTCTAAAGAGTTGTTTGGCTTTGGAACCACCTTGCTCAAGGTATCGATCGACCAGAACATCATTACTTTTCATGCCAAACATCGTCGTTCACCCCGTTCCACGGCACTTGAAGGCGAGGCGCCAACATTGAAGCATGAAGTGGATTTCTATATGTCTTCGATCTATAAGAAGAAAATCCGTGAGAAGTTGGAACAAGAGATGGGTTTATCCATGGACGCGGTATTAAGAGATTATGATCCGCCAACACAATGGGCCATTACGAACATCATTCTTAAACAAATTGAATAG